Proteins encoded by one window of Lates calcarifer isolate ASB-BC8 linkage group LG7_1, TLL_Latcal_v3, whole genome shotgun sequence:
- the LOC108898063 gene encoding uncharacterized protein LOC108898063, producing MAVWVSSGALLLLMLTGESYSYPAKKGFDSSSSHGNSHDAIPSSAGSSWEMPSSGGLAASGSGVASTSANPASAPHSRYSQPSERELAAAYYSSNSQPSPLQPAAEPDFTWAIAPSGPLFGEETSRPSAPRPHLAAPELHGPIIPPPPVYQAGELSHAENLYEYGDYLRETEDQGFQSPLPVVHAEGGPAVGLHASPGLLPPDPGRYNPYPYYDYRLLTGQYPPGTYTHFSGSFEQGRNYWEDSHYLRYDYPANPITQEVEIPADVQAPQPSQPVKRPVGSTSRGTVTGQNQPHGSVGLSGSYAPASRFNLGKAGIKE from the exons ATGGCTGTTTGGGTCTCCTCAGG GGCTTTGCTCCTTCTGATGCTGACTGGTGAAAGTTACAGCTACCCTGCAAAGAAAG GTTTTGATTCTAGCTCCTCCCATGGCAACAGTCATGATGCAATCCCTTCTTCTGCTGGCTCTAGCTGGGAAATGCCTTCCTCTGGTGGTCTTGCAGCTTCTGGTTCTGGGGTTGCCTCAACTTCAGCTAACCCTGCAAGTGCTCCACACAGCAGGTACTCTCAACCCAGTGAGAGAGAACTAGCAGCAGCCTATTACAGCTCTAACTCTCAGCCAAGTCCTCTTCAACCTGCTGCTGAACCAG ACTTCACCTGGGCAATTGCACCTTCTGGTCCTCTTTTTGGTGAGGAAACTTCAAGACCAAGTGCTCCCAGACCCCATCTTGCTGCTCCTGAACTACATGGCCCcatcatccctcctcctccagtgtaTCAAGCAGGTGAATTGTCACATGCAGAAAACCTCTATGAGTATGGCGATTACCTTCGTGAGACGGAGGACCAAGGTTTCCAGTCACCACTTCCTGTTGTCCATGCTGAAGGAGGACCTGCTGTAGGACTACATGCTAGCCCTGGTCTTCTACCACCAGACCCAGGACGTTACAATCCTTACCCTTATTATGACTACAGGCTCCTGACAGGCCAGTATCCTCCAGGCACATACACTCACTTCAGTGGCAGCTTTGAGCAGGGCAGGAACTACTGGGAAGACTCCCACTACTTAAGATACGACTATCCTGCCAACCCCATTACTCAGGAGGTTGAGATCCCTGCTGACGTTCAAGCTCCTCAGCCCAGCCAACCTGTTAAGCGGCCTGTTGGGAGTACGAGCCGTGGTACAGTGACTGGACAAAACCAGCCACACGGCAGTGTTGGCCTTTCAGGGTCTTATGCCCCAGCAAGTCGATTCAACCTAGGCAAG gctgGCATTAAGGAATGA